One genomic window of Nicotiana sylvestris chromosome 10, ASM39365v2, whole genome shotgun sequence includes the following:
- the LOC104225897 gene encoding F-box/kelch-repeat protein At3g23880-like has translation MKQYQRRNRSLQAQNPRIPDLPNEITIAILAKLPVRSLLRFKNVSKQWQSWISNPESDLSKQRRRSSKAIFNQNGGSFHLINPKEDDKFNFQTLENPLSESRIYKDKYSKPYLRLLGSCDGLVLISANKHIFLWNPATRFCNKVIELHLLTSDEHVISAGGLCFGSSKNEYKVLFYVYNKSVCDTDGAYALVASLKDKKWRRIDCPCDMFSARDGITMHGRLHSRANLDNNYFNMHENLVGRYKDEHLRWNPDNDNEPMDGEESGESKWQNHRLFGPRKEVICFDAISEKFHSLYKNDNAIVGLGVLNDCLCMTCVEFDKRLEILVMKEYGRKDSWTSLFVIRNSEITRPYIFYRSLFMSNNGKLALIVRHNGVVAYYPKNDSMQDILELRYQNDISVITYVESLISPIEYYWNEEQHIKANEINTH, from the exons ATGAAACAATATCAAAGAAGAAATCGTTCCCTTCAAGCTCAAAACCCGCGAATTCCAGATCTACCCAACGAAATCACTATCGCTATTCTAGCAAAATTACCAGTGAGATCCCTCTTAAGATTCAAGAATGTTTCTAAGCAATGGCAATCTTGGATTTCAAACCCCGAATCGGATCTCTCAAAACAACGACGAAGAAGCTCAAAAGCGATTTTCAATCAAAATGGAGGCTCCTTTCACTTGATAAATCCAAAGGAGGATGACAAGTTCAACTTCCAGACTCTTGAGAATCCTTTATCGGAAAGCCGTATTTACAAGGATAAGTATTCAAAGCCATATCTAAGATTGTTGGGTTCTTGTGATGGTCTCGTACTCATAAGCGCGAACAAGCATATTTTCTTGTGGAATCCTGCTACTCGATTTTGCAACAAAGTGATTGAACTCCACCTATTGACAAGCGATGAACATGTTATAAGTGCTGGGGGACTTTGTTTCGgctcttccaagaatgaatacaAGGTACTTTTCTACGTATACAATAAGTCCGTCTGTGATACTGATGGTGCTTATGCTTTGGTTGCAAGTCTTAAAGACAAAAAGTGGAGACGCATCGATTGCCCCTGTGATATGTTCTCGGCCCGTGATGGGATCACAATGCATGGGCGGCTTCACTCTAGGGCAAATCTGGACAACAACTATTTTAACATGCACGAGAATTTAGTCGGAAGATATAAGGATGAGCATTTACGTTGGAATCCCGATAATGATAATGAACCAATGGATGGTGAAGAAAGTGGTGAATCAAAGTGGCAAAATCACCGACTTTTTGGTCCTCGTAAAGAGGTAATTTGTTTTGACGCCATCTCAGAGAAGTTCCACTCGTTATACAAAAACGATAACGCTATAGTTGGTTTAGGAGTTTTAAATGATTGTCTATGTATGACTTGCGTAGAATTTGATAAGCGTCTTGAGATATTGGTCATGAAAGAGTATGGAAGGAAGGATTCATGGACATCGTTGTTTGTCATAAGGAATTCAGAAATAACGCGTCCCTACATATTTTATCGGTCTCTTTTCATGTCGAATAATGGAAAATTAGCATTGATAGTACGCCATAATGGTGTTGTTGCATACTATCCTAAGAATGATAGTATGCAAGACATTCTTGAGCTCAGATACCAAAATGATATATCAGTCATTACTTACGTGGAAAGCTTGATCTCACCCATAGAATATTACTGGAACGAGGAGCAACACATAAAAG CAAATGAGATTAATACGCATTAG